One segment of Primulina tabacum isolate GXHZ01 chromosome 6, ASM2559414v2, whole genome shotgun sequence DNA contains the following:
- the LOC142549535 gene encoding calcium-dependent protein kinase 18-like: MGSCFSTSKVSGSNSNTPSTTAATANNQRPSTAAAKPQSATPSTATPGKLVGSRYNHRKTKENHKNQQQRQSHEVHRSGSKKPNGAIPCGKRTDFGYDKDFDARYTIGKLLGHGQFGYTYAAIDKSNGDRVAVKRIEKKKMVLPIAVEDVKREVKILKALTGHENVVQFYNAFEDDSYVYIVMELCEGGELLDRILSKKDSRYTEKDAAIIVRQMLKVAAECHLHGMVHRDMKPENFLFKSPKEDSPLKATDFGLSDFIRPGKKFQDIVGSAYYVAPEVLKRKSGPESDVWSIGVITYILLCGRRPFWDKTEDGIFKEVMKNKPDFRRKPWPTISSAAKDFVKKILVKEPRARLTAAQALSHVWVREGGEASEIPLDISVLSSMRKFVNYNRLKQFALRALASTLDAEEIADLRDQFDAIDVDKSGAISLEEMRQALAKDLPWKMKDSRVLEILQAIDSNTDGLVDFTEFVAATLHVHQLEEHNSEKWQQRSKAAFEKFDVDGDGFITPDELRMHTCLRNSVDPLLEEADIDKDGKISLSEFRRLLRNASMNSRGVTSPSANQHSRLF; this comes from the exons ATGGGTAGCTGTTTTTCCACCTCCAAGGTGAGTGGTTCCAATAGCAACACCCCTTCCACCACCGCAGCCACCGCGAACAACCAGCGCCCCTCCACCGCCGCCGCCAAGCCACAGTCAGCAACCCCTTCGACTGCCACGCCGGGAAAACTAGTGGGTTCTCGTTATAATCATCGTAAGACGAAAGAAAACCATAAGAATCAACAACAGAGGCAATCCCATGAGGTTCATAGGAGTGGGTCTAAAAAGCCAAATGGAGCCATCCCCTGTGGGAAAAGAACGGATTTTGGCTATGATAAGGATTTTGATGCGAGGTACACAATTGGGAAATTGTTGGGACATGGTCAATTTGGTTATACATATGCTGCCATAGATAAATCTAATGGGGATCGTGTTGCTGTCAAGAGAATAGAAAAGAAAAAG ATGGTTCTTCCCATTGCAGTGGAGGATGTGAAGCGAGAAGTCAAGATATTGAAAGCATTAACAGGTCATGAAAATGTGGTTCAGTTCTATAATGCTTTTGAAGATGattcatatgtatatatagTGATGGA GCTatgtgagggtggagaattgtTAGACCGTATCTTGTCAAA AAAAGATAGCCGTTACACGGAAAAAGATGCAGCAATTATCGTGAGGCAAATGCTAAAAGTTGCCGCAGAATGCCATTTACATGGTATGGTACACCGTGATATGAAGCCAGAG aattttttatttaagtcaCCAAAAGAGGATTCACCCCTGAAGGCTACAGATTTTGGTCTTTCAGACTTCATAAGACCAG GAAAGAAATTCCAAGACATTGTTGGGAGTGCATATTATGTTGCTCCAGAAGTTCTAAAGCGCAAATCTGGCCCTGAATCGGATGTGTGGAGCATTGGTGTAATAACATATATTTTGCTCTGCGGCCGACGACCCTTCTGGGACAAAACCGAAGATGGCATTTTTAAGGAG gTTATGAAAAACAAGCCAGACTTTCGGCGCAAACCGTGGCCAACAATAAGCAGTGCTGCTAAAGATTTTGTTAAGAAGATACTTGTCAAAGAACCACGAGCCAGACTTACTGCAGCCCAGGCCTTAT CTCATGTATGGGTTCGAGAAGGCGGCGAAGCTTCAGAAATTCCTCTTGACATTTCTGTTCTGTCCAGCATGCGGAAATTTGTGAATTACAATCGATTAAAACAGTTTGCCCTCCGT GCACTGGCTAGCACACTTGACGCGGAGGAGATTGCTGATCTTCGAGACCAATTTGATGCCATTGACGTGGATAAAAGTGGTGCCATTAGCCTTGAAGAAATGAGACAG GCACTGGCAAAAGATCTGCCTTGGAAAATGAAAGACTCGCGTGTTCTTGAGATCCTTCAGGCG ATCGATAGCAATACCGATGGACTTGTAGATTTCACGGAATTTGTTGCGGCTACTCTACACGTCCATCAGTTGGAGGAGCATAATTCAGAAAAATGGCAGCAAAGATCGAAAGCCGCCTTTGAAAAATTCGATGTGGATGGAGATGGATTTATAACCCCAGATGAACTTAGAATG CACACGTGCCTGAGGAACTCGGTTGATCCGCTCCTAGAAGAAGCAGATATCGACAAAGATGGGAAAATCAGCTTATCAGAGTTCCGCAGACTTCTAAGAAACGCAAGCATGAATTCACGAGGCGTGACTAGCCCATCTGCCAATCAACATTCACGCCTGTTCTAG
- the LOC142549534 gene encoding thaumatin-like protein 1, whose protein sequence is MDSSSSTTLFTIFLLYIFRQKVLIDAATFTLVNKCSQTVWPAILGHPAMDTTGFELPKGGSRAFQSPTGWSGRFWGRTGCTFAGSGRGSCATGDCGSGQVECNGAGSTAATLAEFTIGSGSMDFYDVSLVDGYNLPVMVDVSGGSGQCESTGCVEDLNKLCPAELRTDDGGACRSACDAYGKPEYCCRGEYGSPSTCKPSAYSQMFKNACPKSYSYAYDDPTSTFTCTAADYLITFCPTHRGTTL, encoded by the exons ATGGATTCTTCTTCTAGTACTACTTTATTTACCATCTTTCTGCTCTACATCTTCCGACAAAAAG TATTGATTGATGCTGCAACTTTTACATTAGTAAACAAGTGTTCTCAGACTGTTTGGCCGGCGATTCTCGGCCATCCGGCCATGGACACCACCGGATTCGAGCTACCCAAGGGCGGCTCACGGGCATTCCAGTCTCCGACCGGGTGGTCGGGTCGGTTCTGGGGCAGAACCGGTTGCACTTTTGCAGGCTCGGGCCGTGGATCCTGCGCCACTGGCGACTGCGGCTCCGGCCAGGTGGAGTGCAACGGGGCTGGCTCCACCGCCGCCACACTGGCGGAATTCACCATAGGGTCGGGTTCCATGGATTTCTACGACGTCAGCCTCGTGGACGGATACAATTTACCCGTGATGGTGGACGTCAGCGGCGGCTCCGGACAATGCGAATCCACGGGCTGCGTGGAGGACCTGAACAAGCTGTGCCCGGCTGAGCTGAGGACCGACGACGGAGGCGCGTGCAGGAGTGCTTGTGATGCGTACGGCAAACCAGAATACTGTTGCAGGGGGGAGTACGGGTCTCCTTCGACGTGCAAACCGTCGGCGTACTCGCAGATGTTCAAGAATGCGTGCCCGAAATCTTACAGCTACGCGTACGATGATCCCACCAGCACTTTCACTTGCACCGCCGCCGACTATTTGATAACCTTTTGTCCCACCCACCGAGGTACAACTCTTTAA
- the LOC142548217 gene encoding thaumatin-like protein 1 has protein sequence MAVSFTLSAYISPYLYESVFYVHLTLASFHTFSLQHSLFHNLMKMMIAHRLRLPILVSWLIVFVLISGGAFSATFTFVNQCSYTVWPGILSNAGTPELSTTGFALEPGGSVPLPVPSAWSGRMWGRTFCSQDPTSGKFTCVTGDCGSGNIDCSGGGAEPPATLAEFTLNGADGLDFYDVSLVDGYNLPMLVVPKNGAGGNCTVTGCIADLNAACPSDLKVTNDVGASSGGGTCVACKSACEAFGDPQYCCSGEYSTPDTCRPSSYSELFKNACPRAYSYAYDDGSSTFTCASADYVISFCPTPSASNKKSSGGKVTGPGDASSLASSAPNWAYVSILILFLSVAWQLR, from the exons ATGGCGGTTTCATTCACTCTGTCGGCCTATATATCTCCTTATTTATATGAATCTGTTTTCTACGTACACCTCACACTTGCATCTTTTCACACATTTTCCCTGCAACATTCTTTGTTccataatttaatgaaaatgatgatagcACATCGTTTACGCCTGCCCATTCTTGTTTCATGGCTCATTGTATTTGTGTTGATCTCAG GCGGGGCGTTTTCAGCGACGTTTACGTTTGTCAACCAGTGTTCTTACACAGTGTGGCCAGGAATACTATCCAACGCCGGCACTCCAGAGCTTTCCACCACTGGATTCGCTCTCGAACCCGGCGGGTCGGTTCCACTTCCCGTGCCTTCCGCCTGGTCCGGTCGAATGTGGGGACGTACTTTCTGTTCCCAGGACCCCACTTCAGGAAAATTCACCTGCGTCACAGGCGATTGCGGCTCCGGAAACATAGACTGCAGCGGCGGCGGAGCCGAGCCACCAGCTACTCTGGCTGAGTTCACGCTCAACGGGGCTGATGGGCTCGACTTCTACGACGTCAGCCTCGTGGACGGGTACAATCTTCCTATGTTGGTGGTCCCGAAGAACGGAGCCGGCGGGAATTGTACGGTGACGGGGTGCATAGCCGACCTGAACGCCGCCTGCCCTTCTGATTTGAAGGTGACGAACGACGTCGGTGCAAGCAGCGGCGGCGGTACGTGCGTGGCATGCAAGAGCGCCTGTGAAGCGTTCGGTGATCCTCAATACTGCTGCAGCGGCGAGTACTCGACGCCAGACACATGCCGTCCGAGCTCTTACTCGGAGCTGTTCAAGAACGCGTGCCCACGAGCTTACAGTTACGCATACGACGATGGGAGCAGCACATTCACGTGTGCTTCTGCGGATTACGTCATCAGCTTCTGTCCGACTCCTTCAGCCAG TAATAAGAAATCAAGTGGAGGGAAAGTAACTGGGCCCGGTGACGCTTCGTCGTTAGCAAGTTCTGCTCCGAATTGGGCCTACGTTTCGATTTTGATCTTATTTCTATCAGTTGCTTGGCAGTTGCGATGA